Proteins encoded within one genomic window of Triticum aestivum cultivar Chinese Spring chromosome 2D, IWGSC CS RefSeq v2.1, whole genome shotgun sequence:
- the LOC123054520 gene encoding uncharacterized protein: MADESATQSQAQGCGSYPFSFPSQPPDIRNWFSSYQYESPEVPELAIDPPAVDNGSETQDPLEFPVAGHSFLKDAPGNGGTDLKRDCFGSQAEHAEASAKRDFLPSGGSTVEQGTKRKQSLRGLFGFLDHEEGTQTENRVAWPVQRSTVDPPWNRNWVGLQNRKRSHEGMVEYSELPTDSESTCIAETQAESRVALPVLKSAVDRLWDCNWIGLRNRKRIHEGVVEHSELPTDSESTCIAETQTDSRVVLPALRGAVDPLWDCNWIGLRNGKRSHEGVAQHSELPMDSEGTCVPETQLNPPGGQETKHSKRSVNCGGTSLAADTEEGLPEDGTESNLPVNFDSKGLADAGKTEQSLRGLFEAGFLGNRDEATQTESPVVLPVLRRAVDPRWDCNWIGLRNRKRSHEGAVEHSELLTDSEGTCIAETQVNPPGGQQNHIKQLVHCGGTSKAADTEEGFLEDRTEHSNLPINFPSKGLAGSEKTKRSLRKLFGAGFLDDGDEANESETWVVSAVQRNAVQPLSNCNAAGLPHIEHIHEGAVGYSELPADHDVISIAETRENPPVGQVIEHNRLPVNCGSMSLSADTEEGFLEDGIEHSKVPVNSHNKVLSDIEKTGIEHLVLPVNPNGIGSAVTEESFPGDEIRRSKPKLEHKKTEGTAAADGFVAIRTKVKPAEDRRKNKMPKLSTRRENTTLQENRYILGTGSTRSPLSDRTNISEVAGAPAQEISGKWKCPRKGKPYVGPPMKQLRLEQWVRRV, encoded by the exons atggccgacgaaTCCGCCACGCAAAGCCAG GCCCAAGGGTGCGGCTCGTACCCCTTCTCGTTCCCTTCCC AGCCGCCGGACATCAGGAACTGGTTCTCAAGTTACCAGTACGAGTCCCCGGAGGTGCCGGAGCTGGCTATTGACCCTCCTGCTGTCGACAACGGCAGCGAGACCCAAGACCCGTTGGAG TTCCCGGTGGCTGGGCATTCATTTCTGAAAGACGCCCCTGGGAATGGCGGCACTGATTTGAAGAGGGACTGTTTTGGGAGCCAAGCTGAGCATGCTGAGGCTTCTGCTAAGAGAGATTTCCTTCCGAGTGGTGGGAGCACTGTTGAACAGGGCACGAAAAGGAAGCAAAGCCTGCGGGGGCTGTTTGGTTTTCTGGACCATGAAGAGGGTACTCAAACTGAAAATCGGGTGGCGTGGCCTGTGCAGAGAAGTACGGTGGATCCTCCGTGGAACCGCAACTGGGTAGGCTTACAGAATAGAAAGCGCAGCCATGAAGGCATGGTTGAATACAGCGAGCTGCCGACAGATAGTGAGAGCACATGTATAGCTGAGACTCAAGCTGAAAGTCGGGTGGCGTTGCCTGTGCTGAAAAGTGCAGTGGATCGTCTGTGGGACTGCAACTGGATAGGCTTGCGGAATAGAAAGCGCATCCATGAAGGCGTAGTTGAACACAGCGAGCTGCCGACAGATAGTGAGAGCACCTGTATAGCTGAAACTCAGACTGATAGTCGAGTGGTGTTGCCTGCGCTGAGAGGTGCAGTGGATCCTCTGTGGGACTGCAACTGGATAGGCTTAAGGAATGGCAAGCGCAGCCATGAAGGCGTAGCTCAACATAGTGAGCTGCCGATGGATAGTGAGGGCACTTGTGTACCTGAAACTCAGTTAAACCCCCCGGGAGGTCAGGAGACCAAACACAGTAAACGTTCGGTTAATTGTGGTGGTACTAGTTTAGCAGCAGATACTGAAGAAGGTTTACCAGAAGATGGCACTGAAAGCAACCTGCCAGTTAATTTTGACAGTAAAGGCCTAGCAGATGCGGGGAAAACTGAGCAAAGTCTGCGAGGGTTGTTTGAAGCAGGTTTTCTTGGCAACCGCGATGAAGCTACTCAAACTGAAAGTCCGGTGGTGTTGCCTGTGCTGAGACGTGCAGTGGATCCTCGTTGGGACTGCAATTGGATAGGCTTACGGAATAGAAAGCGCAGCCATGAAGGTGCAGTTGAACACAGCGAGCTGCTGACGGATAGTGAGGGCACTTGTATAGCTGAAACTCAAGTAAACCCCCCAGGAGGTCAGCAGAACCACATCAAACAGCTAGTTCATTGTGGTGGTACTAGTAAAGCAGCAGATACTGAAGAAGGTTTCCTAGAAGATCGCACTGAACATAGCAACCTGCCAATTAATTTTCCTAGTAAAGGCCTAGCGGGTAGTGAGAAGACTAAGCGAAGTCTGCGAAAATTGTTTGGAGCAGGTTTTCTTGACGATGGGGATGAAGCTAATGAATCTGAAACTTGGGTGGTGTCGGCTGTACAGAGAAATGCAGTGCAGCCTCTGTCAAATTGCAATGCTGCAGGCTTGCCTCATAtcgaacatatccatgaaggcgCAGTAGGATACAGTGAGCTACCGGCAGATCACGATGTCATCAGTATAGCTGAAACTCGAGAAAATCCACCAGTGGGTCAGGTGATTGAACACAACAGACTGCCTGTTAACTGTGGTAGTATGAGTTTATCAGCAGATACCGAAGAAGGTTTCCTAGAAGATGGCATTGAACACAGCAAAGTGCCAGTCAATTCTCATAATAAAGTCCTATCTGACATTGAGAAAACTGGCATCGAACACCTCGTACTGCCTGTTAATCCTAATGGAATTGGTTCAGCTGTCACAGAAGAAAGCTTTCCTGGAGATGAAATTAGACGAAGCAAGCCTAAACTGGAGCATAAGAAAACAGAAGGAACAGCTGCGGCCGATGGTTTTGTTGCCATCAGGACAAAGGTGAAGCCAGCTGAGGATCGCAGGAAAAACAAAATGCCTAAGCTCTCAACACGAAGAGAGAACACAACATTGCAAGAGAACCGCTACATTTTGGGGACAGGTAGCACTAGAAGCCCCTTGTCAGATAGGACCAATATCTCAGAAGTTGCAGGAGCTCCAGCACAGGAGATCAGCGGCAAATGGAAGTGCCCTCGCAAAGGCAAGCCCTACGTTGGCCCTCCGATGAAACAGCTGCGGTTGGAACAATGGGTGCGCCGAGTTTAA
- the LOC123055926 gene encoding F-box/kelch-repeat protein At3g06240-like, whose product MYAMDLKTREKRETKAARCPPELMEELVLEIFLRLPVKSLLRFKSLSKAWCTTISDPMFIRSHLERQKPSWLIIPHALDSTIEGEEWTTTFSTQIRFYQWQLGLGVSDTRLMHTTDFPGEFSSISHIAHCHGLVLFPTNTKLYIFNPATRDTMTLPKSNRTKTQYKHMFLPTGFGLDHHTDKYKVVRAFVRSKDPLTEVYRMGMEVFTVGDGEACTSWRETTTDLPYPVVEWITGKFVNGGLFWVIDRFHLEHDRNGFVRFSLEDETSRVIRLPDTLSLDRARDESFLLDVIQQGELCLTGGAIMLQSGPNFYRYELQTASNPLTKVFALEGLRYKRRREHATKKNIFFFNVTPYMESLVRIAS is encoded by the exons ATGTACGCAATGGACTTGAAGACTCGTGAGAAGAGGGAGACGAAGGCGGCAAGATGTCCCCCCGAGTTGATGGAAGAGCTTGTTCTCGAGATATTTCTTCGGCTGCCAGTGAAGTCCCTCCTGCGGTTCAAGTCTCTCAGTAAGGCCTGGTGCACAACCATCTCCGACCCCATGTTTATCCGGAGTCATCTTGAGCGCCAGAAACCATCATGGCTCATCATTCCCCACGCCTTGGACAGTACTATCGAAGGTGAGGAGTGGACAACCACCTTCTCAACCCAAATCCGCTTCTACCAGTGGCAGCTAGGGCTAGGTGTCTCTGATACAAGGTTGATGCACACAACTGACTTCCCTGGAGAATTTAGCTCAATCTCTCACATTGCCCACTGCCACGGTCTGGTGCTCTTCCCTACCAACACCAAACTCTACATCTTCAATCCGGCCACCAGGGACACAATGACGTTGCCTAAAAGTAACCGCACCAAAACGCagtacaagcatatgttcctcccgaCGGGGTTTGGTTTGGACCATCACACTGACAAGTACAAGGTAGTCCGGGCATTCGTCCGCTCCAAAGATCCTCTCACTGAAGTTTACCGCATGGGGATGGAAGTGTTCACTGTTGGTGATGGTGAGGCATGTACTTCTTGGAGGGAAACCACGACTGATTTGCCTTACCCTGTGGTCGAGTGGATAACCGGGAAATTCGTAAACGGTGGATTGTTTTGGGTCATCGACAGGTTCCATCTTGAGCATGATCGAAACGGCTTCGTCCGCTTCAGCCTGGAAGATGAGACGTCCCGCGTCATTCGTCtaccggataccttgtcattggaTCGTGCACGCGATGAATCCTTTCTGTTGGACGTGATTCAGCAGGGCGAGCTGTGCCTGACAG GAGGCGCAATCATGCTACAGTCTGGTCCCAATTTCTACCGCTACGAGCTGCAGACAGCTTCTAACCCGCTGACCAAAGTGTTTGCGTTGGAAGGGCTAAGATACAAGCGTCGAAGGGAACACGCTACTAAGAAGAATATCTTCTTCTTCAACGTAACTCCCTACATGGAAAGTCTTGTTCGTATTGCGTCTTAG
- the LOC123049978 gene encoding E3 ubiquitin-protein ligase PUB23-like translates to MAMEESPQLFLCPISMELMEDPVTVSTGVTYDRRSIERWFFKYGKTTCPATMQRVASLDLTPNHTLKRVIASWQDRASTSSSGPSSPADALKPMARERLPSVLAGIEGTPFKVTALKGLRLCMAGDQVARDDFVACDGIQVLGRVMAQALAESGAGGEFSAFRTCEEAAAVLATLPLSDEESVDLVLRPECMRPMVALVQRGSAEARLHAMSILAKVSEASGARNWTDDVDVDDMVKSLLDLLSDGASSKLSSRALDVLIDVTARSRSRGARRGKGVVEVGAVRVLVELLPEADGHVAERALLLLKRLCKCPEGRLAFAEHGLAVAAVVRTVLRVSGLATRLAVNVLWLVSCAARPTERVLDDMVASGGVAKLLALLQADSSPSTKEKVARMLRVHGAFWRQYPCIPADLKDYLKFLK, encoded by the coding sequence ATGGCCATGGAGGAGTCGCCCCAGCTGTTCCTGTGCCCGATCTCCATGGAGCTGATGGAGGACCCCGTCACGGTGTCCACCGGCGTCACCTACGACCGCCGCAGCATCGAGCGGTGGTTCTTCAAGTACGGCAAGACCACGTGCCCGGCCACCATGCAGCGCGTCGCCTCCCTCGACCTCACGCCCAACCACACCCTCAAGCGCGTCATCGCCTCCTGGCAGGaccgcgcctccacctcctcctccggccccTCCAGCCCCGCGGACGCGCTCAAGCCGATGGCGCGGGAGCGGCTGCCGTCGGTGCTCGCCGGCATTGAGGGCACGCCCTTCAAGGTCACGGCGCTCAAGGGCCTGAGGCTCTGCATGGCCGGAGACCAGGTGGCGCGGGACGACTTTGTGGCCTGCGACGGCATCCAGGTGCTCGGCCGCGTCATGGCGCAGGCGCTGGCGGAGAGCGGCGCCGGCGGGGAATTCTCGGCGTTCCGGACGTGCGAGGaggccgccgccgtcctcgccacGCTCCCGCTGTCCGACGAGGAGTCGGTGGACCTGGTGCTGAGGCCCGAGTGCATGAGGCCCATGGTCGCGCTGGTCCAGCGCGGCAGCGCCGAGGCGAGGCTGCACGCCATGTCCATCCTCGCCAAGGTCTCCGAGGCCAGCGGCGCCCGCAACTGGACCGACGACGTCGACGTCGACGACATGGTCAAGTCCCTCCTCGACCTCCTCTCCGACGGGGCCTCCTCCAAGCTCAGCTCCCGCGCGCTCGACGTGCTCATCGACGTCACGGCGCGCTCGCGCTCCAGGGGCGCCCGGCGCGGCAAGGGCGTGGTGGAGGTCGGGGCCGTGCGCGTGCTCGTGGAGCTCCTCCCGGAGGCCGACGGACACGTCGCCGAGCGGGCGCTCCTCCTCCTGAAGCGGCTGTGCAAGTGCCCCGAGGGCCGGCTCGCGTTCGCGGAGCACGGGCTCGCCGTGGCGGCCGTGGTGCGGACCGTGCTGCGGGTGTCCGGCCTGGCCACGAGGCTGGCGGTCAACGTGCTGTGGCTGGTGTCGTGCGCGGCGCGGCCGACGGAGAGGGTGCTGGACGACATGGTGGCGAGCGGCGGGGTGGCGAAGCTGCTGGCGCTGCTGCAGGCGGACAGCTCGCCGTCGACCAAGGAGAAGGTGGCGAGGATGCTCAGGGTGCACGGCGCGTTCTGGAGGCAGTACCCTTGCATCCCCGCCGACCTCAAGGACTACCTCAAATTTCTCAAGTGA
- the LOC123054521 gene encoding alpha-1,3/1,6-mannosyltransferase ALG2: MAAAAGVAGESSGTKTRKLKVAVIHPDLGIGGAERLIVDAACQLAAHGHDVHVFTSHHDRNRCFEETVSGPFPVTVYGDFLPRHVFYRFHAVCAYLRCIFVALCVLLWWPSFDVILVDQVSVVIPLLKLKASSKTIFYCHFPDMLLAQHTTLLRRLYRKPIDMIEEATTGMADLILVNSKFTEATFARTFCGLHARGIEPGVLYPAVSVEQFHEPHDYKLNFLSINRFERKKNLGLAISAFALLRSVVSKQPGDALREASLTVAGGYDKRLKENVEYLEELKRLAATEGVSEHVKFVTSCSSSERNELLSNCLCVLYTPKDEHFGIVPLEAMAAYKPVIACNSGGPVETVVNEATGFLCDPSPIEFSKAMLKFVSDHDLAVRMGKQARDRVVQKFSTKTFGDLLNSYVLNVYHQRME; encoded by the exons atggcggcggcggcaggagtcGCCGGGGAGTCGTCGGGGACGAAGACGAGGAAGCTTAAGGTTGCTGTCATCCACCCCGACCTTGGAATCG GTGGTGCTGAGAGATTGATAGTTGATGCGGCATGTCAGCTTgctgcccatggacacgatgttcACGTTTTCACATCACACCATGACAGAAATCGGTGTTTTGAGGAAACAGTGTCTG GTCCATTCCCAGTTACAGTATATGGAGATTTCCTGCCTCGTCATGTGTTTTACCGCTTTCATGCTGTCTGTGCTTATCTTCGCTGCATTTTTGTTGCCCTCTGCGTGCTACTTTGGTGGCCCTCCTTTGACGTCATATTGGTAGACCAGGTTTCTGTTGTGATCCCACTTCTTAAACTAAAGGCATCATCAAAG ACAATTTTTTATTGTCATTTTCCTGATATGTTGCTTGCACAACATACAACACTTCTTCGGAGGTTGTATCGCAAGCCAATTGACATGATTGAGGAAGCCACGACTG GTATGGCAGATTTGATTCTAGTCAACAGTAAGTTCACCGAGGCAACTTTTGCCAGGACTTTTTGTGGTCTTCATGCTAGAGGAATCGAGCCTGGTGTTCTATATCCAGCGGTCTCCGTTGAGCAGTTTCATGAACCTCATGATTATAA GTTGAATTTCCTCTCAATTAACCGGTTTGAGAGAAAAAAGAATCTTGGTCTAGCCATTTCAGCATTTGCTTTGCTCCGGTCAGTTGTTTCTAAGCAACCTGGTGATGCTCTGCGGGAAGCAAGCTTAACAGTGGCAG GTGGGTACGATAAGCGTCTCAAAGAAAACGTTGAATACCTTGAGGAGCTCAAAAGATTGGCAGCGACTGAAGGTGTTTCTGAACATGTTAAATTCGTGACATCTTGTTCTTCATCTGAAAGAAACGAGCTTCTGTCCAACTGCCTTTGTGTGTTGTACACTCCAAAG GACGAGCATTTTGGCATTGTTCCTCTTGAAGCCATGGCAGCATACAAGCCTGTAATCGCATGCAACAGTGGTGGCCCAGTGGAGACAGTGGTGAACGAAGCGACAGGTTTTCTGTGCGATCCCTCCCCCATCGAATTTTCCAAAGCCATGCTGAAGTTTGTGAGCGATCACGATCTAGCGGTCCGGATGGGCAAGCAAGCACGCGACCGTGTGGTGCAGAAATTCTCGACCAAGACGTTCGGTGACCTCCTGAACAGCTATGTCCTCAATGTCTACCATCAGAGGATGGAGTGA